The following proteins are encoded in a genomic region of Lemur catta isolate mLemCat1 chromosome 10, mLemCat1.pri, whole genome shotgun sequence:
- the NFIL3 gene encoding nuclear factor interleukin-3-regulated protein, with translation MQLRKMQTIKKEQASLDVSSSVDKMMVLNSALTEVSEDLTAGEELLLSEGSVGKNKSSACRRKREFIPDEKKDAMYWEKRRKNNEAAKRSREKRRLNDLVLENKLIALGEENATLKAELLSLKLKFGLISSAAYAQEIQKLSNSTALYFQDYQTSKPSVGSFGDEHEPSVAASSCISVIKHSPQSSLSDVSEASSVEHTQESPGQGSCGSPESKFQVIKQEPLELESYAREPRDDRGCYAASIYQNYMGSSFSGYSHSPPLLQVNRSSSNSPRTSETDDGVVGKSSDGEDEQQVPKGPIHSPVDRKRVHPMVVKVPEVNSSALPHKLRIKAKAMQIKVEAFDNEFDATQKLSSPIDMTSKRHFELEKHSAPSMVHSSLTPFSVQVTNIQDWALKSEHWHQKELSAKTQSSFKTGVVEIKDSGYRVSDSENLYLKQGIANLSAEVVSLKRLIATQPISASDSG, from the coding sequence ATGCAGCTGAGAAAAATGCAGACCATCAAAAAGGAGCAGGCATCCCTTGATGTTAGTAGCAGTGTGGACAAGATGATGGTGCTGAATTCTGCTTTAACGGAAGTGTCTGAAGACCTGACTGCTGGTGAAGAGCTACTTCTGAGTGAAGGAAGTGTGGGGAAAAACAAATCTTCTGCATGTCGGAGGAAACGGGAATTCATTCCCGACGAAAAGAAAGATGCTATGTATTGGGAAAAAAGGCGGAAAAATAACGAAGCTGCCAAGAGATCTCGTGAGAAGCGTCGACTGAATGACCTGGTTTTGGAGAACAAACTAATTGCACTGGGAGAAGAAAATGCCACTTTAAAAGCTGAACTGCTTTCACTAAAATTAAAGTTTGGTTTAATTAGCTCCGCAGCATATGCTCAAGAGATTCAAAAGCTCAGTAATTCCACAGCTCTGTACTTCCAAGACTACCAGACTTCCAAACCCAGCGTGGGCTCCTTCGGGGATGAGCACGAGCCCTCGGTGGCGGCAAGTAGTTGTATTTCCGTCATCAAACACTCTCCACAGAGCTCTCTGTCTGACGTCTCCGAGGCCTCCTCGGTAGAACACACGCAGGAGAGTCCCGGGCAGGGAAGCTGCGGAAGTCCTGAGAGCAAGTTCCAAGTCATCAAGCAAGAGCCGCTGGAGCTGGAGAGCTACGCTAGGGAGCCGAGAGACGACCGGGGCTGCTACGCGGCGTCCATCTATCAGAACTACATGGGGAGCTCTTTCTCTGGCTACTCACACTCTCCGCCGCTGCTGCAAGTCAACCGCTCCTCCAGCAACTCCCCAAGAACATCGGAAACCGACGACGGTGTCGTGGGAAAGTCATCCGATGGAGAAGATGAGCAGCAGGTCCCCAAGGGCCCCATCCACTCTCCAGTCGATCGTAAACGTGTGCATCCGATGGTGGTTAAAGTTCCGGAAGTGAATTCCTCTGCCTTGCCACACAAGCTTCGCATCAAAGCCAAAGCCATGCAGATCAAAGTAGAAGCATTTGATAATGAATTTGATGCCACACAAAAACTTTCCTCACCTATTGACATGACATCTAAGAGACATTTCGAACTCGAAAAGCATAGTGCCCCAAGTATGGTACATTCTTCTCTCACTCCTTTCTCAGTGCAGGTGACTAACATTCAAGATTGGGCTCTCAAATCGGAGCACTGGCATCAAAAAGAGCTGAGTGCCAAAACTCAGAGTAGTTTCAAAACTGGAGTTGTTGAAATTAAAGACAGTGGCtacagagtttctgactcagagAATTTGTATTTGAAGCAGGGCATAGCAAACTTATCTGCAGAGGTTGTCTCACTCAAGAGACTTATAGCCACACAACCAATCTCTGCTTCAGACTCTGGGTAA